The sequence below is a genomic window from Brevibacillus agri.
GCTCCTACAGAGTGGCAGCCGTCAAAGCCGATGAGAATGCCTTTTTCATGCGCCGCTTTGGTCAACCGCTCCATATCAAGCAACTGTCCGCTGCGATAGAGCACGGTCGGCAAGATGACGAGCGCGACTTCCTCGGTCATGGCGGCGATGATGTCGTCCTCCTCGATCAGATGGCCATCCCGCGAAGCGATGCGAATCAGCTCTTTCTCTGGGTCCAAGCCGTGCAGCTTGATTTGGCTTTGCAAGGCGTAAATGTCTGTCGGAAAATCAAGCTCGGTCGCGATGATTTTCGTTCTTTTACCTTCCGGGTGATAAAAGGTGGCGGCGAGCTGGTGCAAGTTGACCGTGGTCGAGCCTGTGACGATTACTTCCTCCGGCTCCGCGCCGACGAGAGATGCGCTCATTTCGCCCAGTTTTTCTGGCAGGAAAAACCACGGATGCTCGCCGGTTGTCCACCCGTCAATGCCGAGCTCTTTCCACGACTGCAAAATGTCCTGCAAGCTTTTCTCCGCTCGTTTGGACATCAGTCCCAAGGAATTGCCATCCAGGTACATCGAAGGCAGCAAGTAAAACTCTTCGCGGTATTTCGCCAACTCGTCCTGGGCATCCAGTTGCTGCGCGTAGTTTTTGCTGAGTGGAATGGATGATTGAGCCATCGTAACCTCCTTGAAATTTCCGTTACAGAAAACGGGTTTGTTCTTTTGTGACTCCCCCCACGCCCCAGTGGGAAGGGGGAAGCTCTGTTACCAGCACGCGGACCTGGTCCGGCTTTACTTGCAAGCTGGCAGTGACAGCCTGGGTAATTCCCTCGATCATTTGCCTGATCTGTTCCTTGTCTCGCCCTTCCAGTATGGACACCTGTACAATCGGCATCAAAACCACCTCTGTCTTTTTCGACAGTCCGAAAAGTCGCTGCCCGTGTTGGCTGTCTATGCCTGACAGCCAAAGGAGACGCTGCCGAGGCCGTCGACAGTGACCGTAATGACATCCCCCGGCTCGAACGGAATCGCTTCCGTGATCGCGCCGGACAGGACGATCTGGCCTTTTTTCAAGCCCAGGCCGCGCTCGCCCAGCTTGTTGACAGCCCAGGCCATCGCCGCTGCGGGCGAACCGAGCACGGCCGCTCCAGAGCCTGTAGTTTGTATGACGCCATTTTTGCTCATGACCACACCAGCCAGGGCGAGATCGTATTCGTCGGGCGCTACCCATTTGCTGCCGACGAGAAAAGCCGAAGAGGAGCAATTGTCCGCCACGACGTCCGGGAGGGTGAAGCGGAAGTTTTCGTAACGGCTGTGCCCGCCAGATCGTCCCCGAGCAAAAACGCGATTTCCGGCTCGGCCTTCGGATGGATGAAGCGTCGGTAGGAAAGCGGCTCCCACTCCAGCGCGAGCATCCCGTCCGTCAAGTAGCCGTAAATCGCTTCGTGCACGCCCATCACCTGCTGCTTGGCCCGGCTGGTCAAGCCCAGCTTCAAGCCGATGCAGCGCTCGCCATCCGCTTCCATGCGCGCAATCAGTTGCTGCTGAAGCTCATAGGCCGTCGCAATGGGCAAATCGGGGCAGCGGGCTGTCAGCTTCTCCACCTCGCGCCACTCGCGGTATGCCGCAAGTAATTATTCGACCATCTCTCTCTGTACTTCCTGCGTCACTGCCATTTGTCATCTCCCCGCCCTTTGCAGCTTCGCCAGCTCAGCCGCCACATCAATAATCATGTCTTCCTGCCCGCCGACGGCTTTGCGTCTGCCGACTTCGAGCAAAATATCCCGCGGATCGACGCCGAAGCGTTTGCCCGCCCGCTCTGCATGCAACAAAAAGCTGGAGTACACTCCCGCATAGCCCATGACGAGACTGCCTTTGCGGATTTCCTGCGAATGCGGCATGATTGGACCGACGATGTCTTCGGCGACATCCATCAGTTTGTACAGGTCGATGCCGAGATCGACGCCCATGCGATCGAGCACCGCGATCAACACCTCTGTCTGCGCGTTGCCCGCTCCTGCGCCGAGACGTCCGCTTCGGTCACATGCGTGGCTACCCGGACAAGTCCCGCCCCGCGCTTTTGCGCTTCTTTCAGCTCATGCACCGTGCCGATGCCCGGTATGAGCAGCACCGCGACTTTTGCTTGCCTGCACGAAGCGACCGCCGCTTCGATCAGCTCCATTTCGTCTACGAGCGAGCGACCGTACTGGATCGTCGAGCCGCCCAGACCGTCTCCGTGGCTCACCTCGATGTAAGGAACGCCTGCCTCATCCAGCCCTCGGGCGACGGCCTGCACCTGCTCGCGCGTGAACTGGTGGGCGACGACGTGGCTGCCGTCGCGCAAGCAAACTTCTGTCATTTTGATTGGTCGATCGCTATTTTGTTCCAAGGCTTACCCCTCTCCCATCCAAAAGATGACGGGCGACCTCTTCTCCCACCCGCACAGCTGCAGCCGTCATGATGTCCAAATTGCCAGCGTAGGGCGGGAAGTAGTCTCCCGCACCTTCGACCTCCAGAAATACGGTCACGCGATTTTCTTCGAACAGCGGCTCCTGCTTCAGCCGATAGCCGGGAACGTACGCTTGCACCTGCTCGACGATCTCCAAAACAGACTGGCGAATCGCCGCCTCGTCCATCTGCTTTACTTCGCAATAAACGGTGTCGCGCATTTCGTGGCCGAACCGTTCGAGCAACAGCCGGATGTTCAGCGGCTCGTAACTCAGCGAGTCGAAGTAAAAGTTTTTCGTATAGAAGCTTGGCGGCTGCTCTGTCACGCGCAGATGCGGCCAGACGTTCCAGCCTTGGTCCAGGCGCGGCATCCGCTCCCGGCCCAGCGTCTCCCACGGATGGACAAACAGCGGCACGTCCCACTTCGCGCAGCTTTCAAAAAACGGCAGGAAGGCCGGATCGTCGAGGTTTTGCCCGTTGATGTTCGTGCCGATCTCGATTCCTTTCAGCCCTAACTGATGAATGCAGCGATCCAGCTCGCGGATCGAGCGGTCCACGTCCTGCAGCGGAACCGTTCCGAGTCCGATGAACCGATCGGGATATTGGCGCACCGTGTCGGCGATGAAATCGTTTTGCAGCCGGGCCATCGCTTCCGCCGCCTCTGCAGAGGAAGTCTATTCTGGCTGCCATTCGTTCACTTCCTCGGATGCTACATGCCCGCAGTTTTTGCATGTCCGCAAATCTTCACTGCCATTGAACGCATGAATCGCTTCTTTTACTTGCTTTTCGATATCTGTCAACTGCACGCGTGTCCGATGCATCTCGTGGTCGCATTTTTCGCAGAACCAGACGAGGTCTTCCAGCTCGCCGTGATCGCGGTTGCGCTCGATGACCAGGCTGATCGTATCTGCCACGCGATGCGGGGAATGCGGGACATTCGCTGGAAAGAGAAACATTTCCCCCTCGCGCACCGTCACTACCTCCCGCTTGCCTTCGGCGTTGATGATTTCCACGTAGCAATCGCCCTTGAGCTGGTAAAAAATTTCTTCGGACGGGTCGACGTGGAAGTCGCGGCGCTTGTTCGGGCCGCCCAGCACCATCATCATCAGCTCGGCATTTTTCAGACGACCTTGTTGTTCACTGGCGGTTTCAAACTGTCCTTGTTTTCCTCGATAAACTTCCAGATGTTGACCGGTTTGGTGATGGTGCTCATGATACGACACGCTCCCTTTGGCTGGTTTGGATTGGTTTGCTGCAAACAACGTCATCGTCGGCCGGGGCGGCAAAAGCAGCAGCTCTCCCTGGCAAAACGGCACATTTCTTCGAACAGGCGGCAGGGGTTTGGGTATGGTTGACGAATGGTTCTGTACAGACTTCTCCCTGTGGTGTTTTCGGGTGGCCGCTTGAAAACTGCTCCAACAAGAGGGAAGTCTCTTTTTTTGCCCATCAGCCTCGATACCCAAACCGCCTGGAAAGCGCCAGTGCGGCATGCTTGACTTGCTGAATGAACGTCGTCATTTTGTCGTCGGAGAAACGGTGCTTGGGCCCGGCACAACTGATGGAGGCGATCACCTTCCCCTCGTGGTTGAAAATCGGTGCGGCTACGCATTTCAAGCCGATTTCGATCTCTTCGTCGTCAATCGCGTACCCTTGCTCGCGAATTTTTTGCAGC
It includes:
- the kynU gene encoding kynureninase, with amino-acid sequence MAQSSIPLSKNYAQQLDAQDELAKYREEFYLLPSMYLDGNSLGLMSKRAEKSLQDILQSWKELGIDGWTTGEHPWFFLPEKLGEMSASLVGAEPEEVIVTGSTTVNLHQLAATFYHPEGKRTKIIATELDFPTDIYALQSQIKLHGLDPEKELIRIASRDGHLIEEDDIIAAMTEEVALVILPTVLYRSGQLLDMERLTKAAHEKGILIGFDGCHSVGAIPHEFSKWGVDFAYWCNYKYVNGGPGCVGSLYVNRKHFGRVPGLTGWFSSKKDKQFAMEHTLDVCETAGAYQLGTPHLLSVAPLIGSLAMFQEVPIEKLREKSLKLTRYMMDLIEVELAGMGFSVANPQEDERRGGHVSLEHAEAVRICKALKESGVIPDFRAPNIIRLAPVAFYNTYTDVWECVQVLKAIMQEKRYEKFENRPGVVA
- a CDS encoding 4-oxalocrotonate tautomerase; the protein is MPIVQVSILEGRDKEQIRQMIEGITQAVTASLQVKPDQVRVLVTELPPSHWGVGGVTKEQTRFL